A genomic segment from Streptomyces sp. NBC_01233 encodes:
- the priA gene encoding bifunctional 1-(5-phosphoribosyl)-5-((5-phosphoribosylamino)methylideneamino)imidazole-4-carboxamide isomerase/phosphoribosylanthranilate isomerase PriA encodes MTVSSAKLELLPAVDVRDGQAVRLVHGVSGSETSYGSPLEAALAWQRSGAEWLHLVDLDAAFGTGDNRALVAEITGAMDIKVELSGGIRDDASLAAALATGCTRVNLGTAALETPEWAAKAIADHGDKIAVGLDVRGTTLKGRGWTSEGGDLYETLARLDSEGCARYVVTDIGKDGTLTGPNLELLKNVCAATDRPVVASGGVSSLDDLRALAGLVPVGVEGAIVGKALYAKAFTLEEALKVVSA; translated from the coding sequence ATGACCGTGTCCTCAGCGAAGCTGGAACTCCTCCCCGCGGTCGACGTCCGCGACGGTCAGGCCGTCCGCCTCGTGCACGGGGTGTCCGGCAGCGAGACCTCCTACGGCTCCCCGCTGGAGGCGGCCCTCGCCTGGCAGCGCTCCGGCGCCGAATGGCTGCACCTGGTCGACCTCGACGCCGCCTTCGGCACCGGTGACAACCGCGCCCTGGTCGCCGAGATCACCGGCGCCATGGACATCAAGGTCGAGCTCTCCGGCGGCATCCGCGACGACGCCTCGCTCGCCGCGGCCCTCGCCACCGGCTGCACCCGCGTCAACCTCGGCACCGCCGCCCTGGAGACCCCCGAGTGGGCCGCCAAGGCCATCGCCGACCACGGCGACAAGATCGCGGTCGGTCTCGACGTACGTGGCACCACCCTCAAGGGCCGCGGCTGGACCAGCGAGGGCGGCGACCTGTACGAGACCCTCGCGCGCCTCGACTCCGAGGGCTGCGCCCGGTACGTCGTCACCGACATTGGCAAGGACGGCACGCTCACCGGCCCCAACCTGGAGCTGCTGAAGAACGTCTGCGCGGCCACCGACCGGCCCGTCGTCGCCTCCGGCGGCGTCTCCTCCCTGGACGACCTGAGGGCCCTGGCCGGGCTGGTGCCGGTGGGCGTCGAAGGCGCGATCGTCGGCAAGGCCCTGTACGCCAAGGCCTTCACCCTGGAAGAAGCCCTGAAGGTGGTCTCCGCATGA
- the trpA gene encoding tryptophan synthase subunit alpha, whose amino-acid sequence MSGNIQLLSDTLAKAKSEDRAALVAYLPAGFPTVDGAIEAVKAVIEGGADVVEIGLPHSDPVLDGAIIQTADDIALRGGVKIADVIRTVREAHEATGAPVLVMTYWNPIDRYGVERFTAELAAAGGAGCILPDLPVQESALWREHAEKHGLATVFVVAPSSKDARLATITAAGSGFVYAASLMGVTGTRESVGNQAQDLVRRTRATTELPVCVGLGVSNAVQAKEVAGFADGVIVGSAFVKLLLDAPDLPAGLDAVRALAGELAEGVRRS is encoded by the coding sequence GTGAGTGGGAACATCCAGCTGCTGAGCGACACCCTCGCCAAAGCGAAGTCCGAGGACCGCGCGGCCCTCGTGGCCTACCTCCCGGCGGGCTTCCCGACCGTCGACGGCGCCATCGAAGCGGTCAAGGCCGTCATCGAGGGCGGCGCGGACGTGGTCGAGATCGGCCTCCCGCACAGCGACCCGGTGCTGGACGGCGCGATCATCCAGACCGCCGACGACATCGCCCTGCGCGGCGGAGTCAAGATCGCCGACGTGATCCGTACCGTCCGCGAGGCCCACGAGGCCACCGGGGCCCCGGTCCTGGTGATGACGTACTGGAACCCCATCGACCGCTACGGCGTCGAGCGGTTCACGGCCGAGCTGGCCGCGGCGGGCGGCGCCGGCTGCATCCTGCCCGACCTGCCGGTGCAGGAGTCCGCGCTGTGGCGCGAGCACGCCGAGAAGCACGGTCTGGCGACCGTCTTCGTCGTCGCGCCCAGCAGCAAGGACGCGCGGCTGGCCACCATCACGGCCGCCGGTTCCGGCTTCGTCTACGCCGCCTCCCTCATGGGGGTCACCGGCACCCGCGAATCGGTCGGCAACCAGGCCCAGGACCTGGTCCGGCGCACCCGCGCCACGACCGAACTGCCGGTCTGCGTCGGCCTCGGCGTCTCCAACGCCGTCCAGGCCAAGGAGGTCGCCGGCTTCGCCGACGGGGTGATCGTCGGCTCGGCCTTCGTGAAGCTGCTCCTCGACGCGCCGGACCTGCCCGCCGGTCTGGACGCCGTACGGGCGCTCGCGGGCGAGCTCGCGGAGGGCGTCCGCAGGAGCTGA
- the trpC gene encoding indole-3-glycerol phosphate synthase TrpC, which yields MSVLDEIIEGVREDLAERQARVSLDELKERAAKAPQAKDGVAALRGDSVKVICEVKRSSPSKGALAAIADPAGLAADYEAGGAAVISVLTEQRRFGGSLADLEAVRARVDIPILRKDFIVTAYQLWEARAYGADLALLIVAALEQEALVSLIERAESIGLTPLVEVHDEEEVERAVAAGAKIIGVNARNLKDLKVDRSTFERVVGEIPAHIVKVAESGIRGPHDLIAYANEGADAVLVGESLVTGRDPKSAVADLVAAGAHPALRHGRS from the coding sequence GTGAGTGTGCTCGACGAGATCATCGAAGGGGTCCGCGAAGACCTTGCCGAACGGCAGGCCCGCGTGAGCCTCGACGAGCTCAAGGAGCGTGCCGCCAAGGCGCCCCAGGCCAAGGACGGCGTCGCTGCCCTGCGCGGCGACAGCGTCAAGGTGATCTGCGAGGTCAAGCGCTCCAGCCCCTCCAAGGGCGCGCTGGCCGCGATCGCGGATCCGGCCGGGCTCGCCGCCGACTACGAGGCGGGCGGTGCGGCGGTCATCTCCGTCCTCACCGAGCAGCGTCGTTTCGGCGGCTCGCTGGCCGACCTGGAGGCCGTCCGCGCCCGCGTGGACATCCCGATCCTGCGCAAGGACTTCATCGTCACGGCGTACCAGCTCTGGGAGGCCCGCGCCTACGGCGCCGACCTCGCGCTGCTGATCGTCGCGGCCCTGGAACAGGAGGCCCTCGTCTCCCTCATCGAGCGGGCCGAGTCCATCGGCCTCACCCCGCTCGTCGAGGTCCACGACGAGGAGGAAGTGGAGCGCGCGGTCGCCGCCGGCGCCAAGATCATCGGTGTCAACGCCCGCAACCTCAAGGACCTCAAGGTCGACCGCTCCACCTTCGAGCGCGTCGTCGGCGAGATCCCGGCCCACATCGTCAAGGTCGCCGAATCCGGCATCCGCGGGCCGCACGACCTGATCGCCTACGCCAACGAGGGCGCAGACGCCGTCCTCGTCGGGGAGTCCCTGGTGACCGGCCGCGACCCGAAGTCGGCCGTGGCCGACCTCGTCGCCGCCGGCGCGCACCCCGCCCTGCGCCACGGGCGGAGCTGA
- the hisH gene encoding imidazole glycerol phosphate synthase subunit HisH, which yields MTATKNVVVFDYGFGNVRSAERALARVGADVEITRDYDKAMDADGLLVPGVGAFSACMKGLREARGDWIIGRRLSGGRPVMGICVGMQILFERGIEHGVETEGLDEWPGTVGPLKAPIVPHMGWNTVEAPADSQAFAGLDAEARFYFVHSYAAREWSLEVTNPLIRAPKVTWATHGERFVAAVENGALWATQFHPEKSGDAGAQLLTNWIETL from the coding sequence ATGACCGCAACCAAGAACGTCGTCGTCTTCGACTACGGCTTCGGCAACGTCCGCTCCGCCGAGCGCGCCCTCGCCCGCGTCGGCGCCGACGTCGAGATCACCCGTGACTACGACAAGGCCATGGACGCCGACGGACTCCTCGTCCCCGGCGTCGGCGCCTTCTCCGCCTGCATGAAGGGCCTGCGCGAGGCCCGCGGCGACTGGATCATCGGCCGCCGGCTCTCCGGCGGCCGCCCGGTCATGGGCATCTGCGTCGGCATGCAGATCCTCTTCGAGCGCGGCATCGAGCACGGCGTGGAGACCGAGGGCCTGGACGAGTGGCCCGGCACGGTCGGCCCGCTCAAGGCCCCGATCGTCCCCCACATGGGCTGGAACACCGTCGAGGCCCCGGCCGACAGCCAGGCCTTCGCCGGCCTGGACGCCGAAGCCCGCTTCTACTTCGTGCACTCCTACGCGGCGCGCGAGTGGAGCCTGGAAGTCACCAACCCGCTCATCCGCGCCCCCAAGGTCACCTGGGCCACCCACGGCGAACGCTTCGTCGCGGCGGTGGAGAACGGGGCCCTGTGGGCCACCCAGTTCCACCCCGAGAAGTCCGGCGACGCCGGCGCCCAGCTCCTCACCAACTGGATCGAGACCCTGTGA
- a CDS encoding RidA family protein, producing MSSAEVRRISAGGPYEDVIAYSRAVQLPNGLVLVSGCTAADAGGPYDQSIAAFGVAFKALAQAGLGPEDVVRTRMYLTHARDVDEVGRAHKELFDAVRPAATMLIVSGFVDPSMVVEVEVEAYKAVSG from the coding sequence ATGAGCTCCGCAGAAGTACGCCGCATCTCCGCCGGTGGCCCCTACGAGGACGTCATCGCGTACTCCCGTGCCGTGCAGCTGCCGAACGGGCTCGTGCTCGTCTCCGGCTGCACCGCGGCCGACGCGGGCGGCCCGTACGACCAGAGCATCGCGGCCTTCGGCGTCGCCTTCAAGGCCCTCGCCCAGGCCGGGCTCGGCCCCGAGGACGTCGTCCGCACCCGCATGTACCTGACGCACGCCCGCGACGTGGACGAAGTGGGCCGCGCGCACAAGGAACTCTTCGACGCGGTCCGCCCGGCCGCGACCATGCTCATCGTCTCCGGCTTCGTCGACCCGTCGATGGTCGTCGAGGTGGAGGTCGAGGCGTACAAGGCGGTGTCCGGATGA
- the trpB gene encoding tryptophan synthase subunit beta has protein sequence MSSEFFIPDPEGHVPNAEGYFGDFGGKFIPEALVAAVDEVAVEYEKAKDDPAFAAELNDLMVNYTGRPSALTEVPRFAEHAGGARIFLKREDLNHTGSHKINNVLGQALLTKRMGKTRVIAETGAGQHGVATATACALFGLECVIYMGEIDTQRQALNVARMRMLGAEVIAVKSGSRTLKDAINEAFRDWVANVDRTHYLFGTVAGPHPFPAMVRDFHRVIGVEARRQILERAGRLPDAVAACVGGGSNAIGLFHAFIPDADVRLVGFEPAGHGVETGEHAATLTAGEPGILHGSRSYVLQDEEGQITEPYSISAGLDYPGIGPEHSYLKDSGRGEYRAVTDDAAMQALRLLSRTEGIIPAIESAHALAGALDLGKELGNDGLLVVNLSGRGDKDMDTAARYFGLYDGEGETK, from the coding sequence ATGTCCAGCGAGTTCTTCATTCCGGACCCGGAGGGTCACGTTCCCAACGCCGAGGGTTACTTCGGCGACTTCGGCGGCAAGTTCATCCCGGAGGCGCTCGTCGCCGCCGTGGACGAGGTGGCCGTCGAGTACGAGAAGGCCAAGGACGACCCGGCCTTCGCGGCCGAGCTCAACGACCTGATGGTCAACTACACCGGCCGCCCCAGCGCCCTCACCGAGGTGCCCCGCTTCGCCGAGCACGCGGGCGGCGCGCGGATCTTCCTCAAGCGCGAGGACCTGAACCACACCGGCTCGCACAAGATCAACAACGTGCTGGGCCAGGCGCTGCTCACCAAGCGCATGGGCAAGACCCGGGTCATCGCCGAGACCGGCGCCGGCCAGCACGGCGTGGCCACCGCCACCGCCTGCGCGCTCTTCGGCCTCGAGTGCGTCATCTACATGGGCGAGATCGACACCCAGCGCCAGGCGCTGAACGTCGCCCGCATGCGGATGCTGGGCGCCGAGGTCATCGCCGTGAAGTCCGGCTCCCGGACGCTCAAGGACGCGATCAACGAGGCGTTCCGCGACTGGGTCGCCAACGTGGACCGGACCCACTACCTCTTCGGTACGGTCGCCGGCCCCCATCCTTTCCCGGCCATGGTCCGCGACTTCCACCGGGTCATCGGGGTCGAGGCCCGCCGCCAGATCCTGGAGCGTGCCGGCCGGCTGCCCGACGCCGTCGCGGCCTGCGTCGGCGGCGGCTCGAACGCCATCGGCCTCTTCCACGCCTTCATCCCGGACGCCGACGTCCGCCTGGTCGGCTTCGAGCCCGCCGGGCACGGCGTCGAGACCGGCGAGCACGCGGCCACCCTGACCGCCGGCGAGCCCGGGATCCTGCACGGCTCCCGCTCGTACGTCCTCCAGGACGAGGAGGGCCAGATCACCGAGCCGTACTCCATCTCGGCCGGTCTGGACTACCCGGGCATCGGCCCGGAGCACTCCTACCTCAAGGACTCCGGCCGCGGCGAGTACCGCGCGGTCACCGACGACGCCGCGATGCAGGCCCTGCGCCTGCTGTCGCGCACCGAGGGGATCATCCCGGCGATCGAGTCGGCGCACGCCCTCGCGGGCGCCCTGGACCTCGGCAAGGAGCTGGGCAACGACGGCCTGCTGGTCGTCAACCTGTCCGGCCGCGGCGACAAGGACATGGACACGGCGGCCCGCTACTTCGGGTTGTACGACGGCGAGGGGGAGACCAAGTGA
- the hisI gene encoding phosphoribosyl-AMP cyclohydrolase yields the protein MSTSSRPGSLDPAIAARLKRSADGLVPAIAQQYDTGEVLMLGWMDDEALHRTLTTGRCTYWSRSRQEYWVKGDTSGHFQHVKSVALDCDADTVLVKVDQVGAACHTGARTCFDDDVLLRAAD from the coding sequence ATGAGTACGTCCTCCCGCCCCGGCTCCCTCGATCCCGCCATCGCCGCACGGCTCAAGCGCTCCGCCGACGGACTGGTACCGGCCATCGCCCAGCAGTACGACACCGGTGAGGTGCTCATGCTCGGCTGGATGGACGACGAGGCCCTGCACCGCACCCTGACCACCGGCCGCTGTACCTACTGGTCCCGCAGCCGTCAGGAGTACTGGGTGAAGGGGGACACCTCCGGCCACTTCCAGCACGTGAAGTCCGTCGCTCTCGACTGCGATGCCGACACCGTGCTCGTCAAGGTCGACCAGGTCGGAGCCGCCTGTCACACCGGGGCACGGACCTGCTTCGACGACGATGTCCTCCTCCGCGCAGCCGACTAG
- a CDS encoding TIGR02234 family membrane protein, which yields MGYVSAVPPPRNDAASEPEAPDSRSARRSVAVALLLGALGATVVLLASGRTWARGTAAIGGDSLQLAADGRAVTGLPAALAIVGLAALVAVFAVRGKSRLLVSGLLALSGLGAVLSALLGSDGRRALDAQAARSTADSAAHVAGLTQTTWPYVTAAGAVLILAAGLLALRFGRSWPSMGGRYERDGSPRQRAVAAVDPDRPEDLWKALDRGEDPTTDPTTDPTAGPAR from the coding sequence GTGGGGTACGTGAGTGCCGTACCCCCGCCCCGAAACGATGCCGCGTCCGAGCCCGAGGCTCCCGACAGCCGCAGCGCCCGCCGCAGCGTGGCCGTCGCGCTGCTGCTGGGCGCGCTCGGCGCCACCGTCGTCCTGCTCGCCTCCGGTCGGACCTGGGCCCGGGGCACCGCCGCCATCGGCGGTGACTCGCTCCAGCTGGCCGCGGACGGCCGCGCCGTCACCGGTCTCCCGGCCGCCCTGGCCATCGTGGGCCTGGCCGCGCTGGTCGCCGTCTTCGCCGTACGGGGCAAGAGCCGCCTGCTGGTGTCGGGCCTGCTGGCGCTCAGCGGCCTGGGCGCCGTGCTGTCGGCGCTCCTCGGCTCGGACGGCCGTCGGGCCCTGGACGCGCAGGCCGCCCGTTCGACCGCGGACAGCGCCGCGCACGTGGCCGGGCTGACCCAGACGACGTGGCCGTACGTCACGGCCGCGGGCGCGGTCCTGATCCTGGCCGCCGGACTGCTGGCGCTGCGCTTCGGCCGGAGCTGGCCCTCGATGGGAGGCCGCTACGAGCGTGACGGCAGCCCCCGTCAGCGCGCCGTCGCGGCGGTGGATCCGGACCGGCCCGAAGATCTGTGGAAGGCTCTGGACCGGGGCGAGGACCCGACCACGGACCCGACCACGGACCCGACCGCCGGCCCGGCCCGCTGA
- a CDS encoding HGxxPAAW family protein, with the protein MAGTSHGHTPAAWTGVIIAFIGFCISGAFMVIANPLGFWAGLVVVALGGVVGMAMKAAGMGAPKAAHKDLAAVIAANQVPAKV; encoded by the coding sequence ATGGCGGGCACTAGCCACGGACACACCCCGGCCGCCTGGACCGGTGTCATCATCGCCTTCATCGGTTTCTGCATCTCCGGCGCCTTCATGGTGATCGCGAACCCGCTCGGTTTCTGGGCCGGTCTCGTCGTCGTCGCGCTCGGCGGTGTCGTGGGCATGGCGATGAAGGCCGCGGGCATGGGTGCGCCGAAGGCCGCTCACAAGGACCTTGCCGCGGTCATCGCCGCCAACCAGGTCCCTGCCAAGGTCTGA
- a CDS encoding DUF2752 domain-containing protein, with translation MTGENHRVDASRTPDVLPPAVPRADPAYQAPPAPPAPPRSRARRLAVPASYLAGAVAAFAYVGTVDPNEPGHYPVCPLLRLTGILCPGCGGLRSAHAFAHGDLVTAFGANALAVTGYFVFAGFMTLWLVRAFRGGPVPRIVLRRPYWWGLGALALVFVVVRNLSFGSMLAP, from the coding sequence ATGACCGGAGAGAATCACCGGGTGGACGCCTCTCGCACCCCCGATGTCCTGCCGCCGGCCGTGCCCCGCGCGGACCCGGCGTACCAGGCGCCCCCTGCGCCCCCTGCGCCCCCGCGGTCCCGGGCGCGCAGGCTCGCCGTCCCGGCGTCCTACCTGGCCGGGGCCGTGGCCGCCTTTGCCTACGTGGGCACCGTGGACCCCAACGAGCCGGGCCACTATCCGGTCTGCCCGCTGCTGCGGCTGACCGGGATCCTGTGCCCGGGCTGCGGCGGCCTGCGCAGCGCGCACGCGTTCGCCCACGGCGATCTGGTCACGGCTTTCGGGGCGAATGCCCTCGCCGTCACGGGCTACTTCGTCTTCGCGGGGTTCATGACCCTGTGGCTGGTACGCGCCTTCCGCGGCGGCCCGGTCCCCAGGATCGTCCTGAGGCGGCCGTACTGGTGGGGGCTCGGCGCGCTGGCCCTGGTCTTCGTCGTCGTCCGAAATCTTTCTTTCGGCTCGATGCTGGCCCCCTGA
- a CDS encoding TIGR03085 family metal-binding protein encodes MSTHAKRERLLLADLLEAAGPEAPTLCEGWTCRELAAHVVVRERRPDAAGGILLNVLKARLDKAMEEYAAKPYEELIRLIRTGPPRMSVYALKQIDEAANAVEFFVHAEDVRRAQPDWSPRELDPVFSDSLWSRLEKMARLTGRRSPVGLVLRRPNGQTAVAHKGAPVVTVTGEPGELTLFCFGRQDSADVSLDGEKEAVAKLTVAKLGI; translated from the coding sequence ATGTCTACCCATGCGAAGCGTGAACGACTGTTGCTGGCGGACCTGTTGGAGGCGGCCGGCCCGGAGGCCCCCACGCTGTGCGAAGGCTGGACCTGCCGCGAACTGGCCGCGCACGTCGTCGTCCGGGAGCGGCGGCCGGACGCGGCGGGCGGGATCCTGCTGAACGTGCTGAAGGCCCGCCTGGACAAGGCCATGGAGGAGTACGCGGCCAAGCCGTACGAGGAACTGATCCGGCTGATCCGGACCGGGCCGCCGAGGATGTCGGTGTACGCGCTGAAGCAGATCGACGAGGCGGCGAACGCGGTGGAGTTCTTCGTCCACGCGGAGGACGTCCGCCGGGCGCAGCCGGACTGGTCCCCGCGGGAACTGGACCCGGTGTTCTCGGACTCCCTGTGGTCCCGCCTGGAGAAGATGGCCCGCCTGACGGGCCGCCGCTCCCCGGTGGGCCTGGTCCTGCGCAGACCGAACGGCCAGACGGCGGTGGCGCACAAGGGGGCGCCGGTGGTGACGGTGACGGGCGAGCCGGGCGAACTGACCCTGTTCTGCTTCGGCCGTCAGGACTCGGCCGACGTCTCTCTGGACGGCGAGAAGGAGGCGGTCGCCAAGCTGACGGTGGCCAAGCTGGGCATCTGA
- a CDS encoding anthranilate synthase component I: MDLETFRKLAADRRVIPVSRKLLADGDTPVGLYRKLAAERPGTFLLESAENGRSWSRYSFIGVRSDATLTARDGRAHWIGTPPVGVPTDGDPLDALRATVGALHTPRDPAGGMPPFTGGMVGYLGYDIVRRLERIGEHTADDLELPELTMLLTSDLAVLDHWDGTVQLIANAINHNDLDTGVDEAHADAVARLDAMEADLARPAPYTPAPLPASELPEFSALWGGEKYQAAVEDIKERIRAGEAFQVVPSQRFETACRASALDVYRVLRATNPSPYMYLFRFENGFDVVGSSPEALVKVEDGRAMVHPIAGTRHRGATPQEDHELAEELMADPKERAEHLMLVDLGRNDLGRVCEPGSVEVVDFMSVERYSHVMHIVSTVTGRVAEGRTAFDVLTACFPAGTLSGAPKPRAMQIIEELEPSRRGLYGGCVGYLDFAGDSDTAIAIRTALLRDGTAYVQAGAGVVADSVPELEDKECRNKAAAVLRAVAAANRLHGS, from the coding sequence ATGGATCTTGAGACGTTCCGCAAGCTCGCGGCCGACCGCCGCGTCATCCCCGTGAGCCGCAAGCTGCTGGCCGACGGGGACACCCCCGTGGGGCTCTACCGCAAGCTGGCCGCCGAACGCCCGGGCACCTTCCTGCTGGAGTCGGCCGAGAACGGCCGCTCCTGGTCCCGGTACTCCTTCATCGGCGTCCGCAGCGACGCGACGCTGACCGCCCGGGACGGCCGCGCGCACTGGATCGGGACCCCGCCCGTCGGCGTACCCACCGACGGCGACCCCTTGGACGCCCTGCGCGCCACCGTCGGGGCCCTGCACACGCCCCGCGACCCCGCGGGCGGGATGCCGCCCTTCACCGGCGGCATGGTCGGCTACCTCGGCTACGACATCGTGCGCCGCCTGGAGCGGATCGGCGAGCACACGGCCGACGACCTCGAACTGCCCGAGCTGACCATGCTGCTCACCTCCGACCTGGCGGTCCTGGACCACTGGGACGGCACCGTCCAGCTCATCGCCAACGCGATCAACCACAACGACCTCGACACCGGCGTGGACGAGGCCCACGCGGACGCCGTGGCCCGCCTGGACGCCATGGAGGCCGACCTCGCGCGGCCCGCCCCCTACACGCCGGCCCCGCTGCCCGCCTCCGAGCTGCCGGAGTTCTCCGCGCTCTGGGGAGGCGAGAAGTACCAGGCGGCCGTCGAGGACATCAAGGAGCGGATCCGGGCCGGCGAGGCCTTCCAGGTGGTGCCCTCGCAGCGGTTCGAGACCGCCTGCCGGGCTTCCGCGCTGGACGTCTACCGGGTGCTCCGGGCCACCAACCCGTCCCCGTACATGTACCTCTTCCGCTTCGAGAACGGCTTCGACGTCGTCGGCTCCAGCCCCGAGGCGCTGGTCAAGGTCGAGGACGGGCGGGCCATGGTCCACCCCATCGCGGGCACCCGCCACCGCGGAGCCACGCCGCAGGAGGACCACGAGCTCGCCGAGGAGCTGATGGCCGACCCCAAGGAGCGGGCCGAGCACCTGATGCTCGTCGACCTGGGCCGCAACGACCTCGGCCGGGTCTGCGAGCCGGGCTCCGTCGAGGTCGTCGACTTCATGAGCGTCGAGCGGTACTCGCACGTCATGCACATCGTGTCCACCGTCACCGGGCGGGTCGCCGAGGGCAGGACCGCCTTCGACGTGCTCACCGCCTGCTTCCCGGCCGGCACCCTCTCCGGCGCGCCCAAGCCCCGCGCCATGCAGATCATCGAGGAGCTGGAACCCTCCCGCCGCGGCCTCTACGGCGGCTGCGTGGGCTACCTGGACTTCGCCGGGGACTCCGACACGGCCATCGCCATCCGCACCGCGCTGCTGCGCGACGGCACGGCGTACGTGCAGGCCGGCGCCGGTGTCGTCGCCGACTCGGTGCCCGAGCTGGAGGACAAGGAGTGCCGCAACAAGGCGGCCGCGGTGCTGCGCGCGGTGGCAGCGGCGAACCGCCTCCACGGCTCCTGA
- the hisF gene encoding imidazole glycerol phosphate synthase subunit HisF, producing MSLAVRVIPCLDVDNGRVVKGVNFQNLRDAGDPVEMAKLYDAEGADELTFLDITASSGNRETTYDVVRRTAEQVFIPLTVGGGVRTADDVDKLLRAGADKVGVNTAAIARPELIQEIAERFGRQVLVLSVDARRTGSGTFEVTTHGGRRGTGIDAVEWAHRAAELGAGEILLNSMDADGTKDGYDTEMIAAVRKHVTVPVIASGGAGKLEHFPPAIEAGADAVLAASVFHFGDLRISEVKAALREAGHPVR from the coding sequence ATGAGCCTCGCCGTACGCGTGATCCCCTGCCTGGACGTGGACAACGGCCGGGTCGTCAAGGGCGTCAACTTCCAGAACCTGCGCGACGCCGGTGACCCGGTGGAGATGGCCAAGCTGTACGACGCCGAAGGCGCCGACGAGCTGACCTTCCTCGACATCACCGCCTCCTCCGGCAACCGCGAGACCACGTACGACGTGGTGCGCAGGACCGCCGAGCAGGTCTTCATCCCCCTCACGGTGGGCGGCGGCGTCCGCACGGCGGACGACGTCGACAAGCTGCTGCGGGCCGGAGCGGACAAGGTCGGCGTCAACACCGCCGCCATCGCCCGCCCCGAGCTGATCCAGGAGATCGCGGAGCGCTTCGGCCGCCAGGTCCTCGTCCTGTCGGTCGACGCCCGCCGGACCGGGTCCGGCACCTTCGAGGTCACCACGCACGGCGGCCGCCGGGGCACCGGCATCGACGCCGTCGAGTGGGCCCACCGGGCGGCCGAGCTGGGCGCGGGGGAGATCCTGCTGAACTCGATGGACGCGGACGGCACGAAGGACGGCTACGACACGGAGATGATCGCGGCCGTACGCAAGCACGTCACGGTTCCGGTGATCGCGTCGGGCGGGGCCGGCAAGCTGGAGCACTTCCCGCCGGCCATCGAGGCGGGCGCCGACGCGGTCCTCGCGGCGTCGGTGTTCCACTTCGGGGACCTGCGGATCTCCGAGGTCAAGGCCGCCCTGCGGGAAGCGGGCCACCCGGTCCGCTAG
- the hisB gene encoding imidazoleglycerol-phosphate dehydratase HisB yields MSRIGRVERTTKETSVLVEINLDGTGKVDVSTGVGFYDHMLDQLGRHGLFDLTVKTDGDLHIDSHHTIEDTALALGAAFKQALGDKVGIYRFGNCTVPLDESLAQVTVDLSGRPYLVHTEPENMAPMIGEYDTTMTRHILESFVAQAQIALHVHVPYGRNAHHIVECQFKALARALRYAAEFDPRAAGILPSTKGAL; encoded by the coding sequence ATGAGCCGCATCGGACGGGTCGAACGGACCACCAAGGAGACCTCGGTCCTCGTCGAGATAAACCTCGACGGCACCGGCAAGGTCGACGTCTCGACGGGCGTGGGCTTCTACGACCACATGCTCGACCAGCTCGGCCGCCACGGCCTCTTCGACCTCACGGTCAAGACGGACGGCGACCTGCACATCGACAGCCACCACACCATCGAGGACACCGCCCTCGCGCTGGGTGCCGCCTTCAAGCAGGCCCTCGGCGACAAGGTCGGCATCTACCGCTTCGGCAACTGCACCGTGCCGCTCGACGAGTCCCTCGCCCAGGTGACCGTCGACCTGTCCGGCCGCCCGTACCTCGTGCACACCGAGCCCGAGAACATGGCGCCGATGATCGGCGAGTACGACACCACGATGACCCGGCACATCCTGGAGTCCTTCGTCGCGCAGGCCCAGATCGCCCTGCACGTCCACGTCCCGTACGGGCGCAACGCCCACCACATCGTGGAGTGCCAGTTCAAGGCCCTCGCCCGGGCCCTGCGCTACGCCGCCGAGTTCGACCCGCGCGCGGCCGGCATCCTGCCCTCCACGAAGGGCGCCCTCTAG
- the trpM gene encoding tryptophan biosynthesis modulator TrpM — MAHDLPSVRTQSAPPAARRGPVGVPTAHAPLARGCRPRGCRAPARRVHGRRVRYVIGSEPGQVNGMRWRRGGAL; from the coding sequence ATGGCCCACGACCTCCCCTCCGTCCGCACGCAGTCCGCGCCGCCGGCAGCTCGCCGCGGCCCGGTCGGCGTGCCGACGGCGCACGCGCCCCTGGCGCGCGGCTGCCGCCCCCGCGGCTGCCGTGCCCCGGCCCGGCGCGTGCACGGGCGGCGGGTCCGGTACGTGATCGGCTCCGAGCCCGGTCAGGTCAACGGCATGCGATGGCGCCGCGGAGGCGCGCTGTAA